The DNA segment ATTTACTTCGCATGCTACGCGCCATTCGGATTGCGGTTGAAACTGGTTTTAAGATAGATTCCTCAGTAGAGAAGGCGATAGTTAAAAACGCAAAAGAGATAGTCAAAATATCAAAAGAGAGGGTGCGGGATGAGTTCACAAAAATACTTATGTCTGACCAGCCAATGCGTGGTCTTTTGATGCTAAACGATACTGGTCTTTTGACTCACATCATCCCTGATCTTAAGAGGGGGATAGGGTGCGACCAGAACCAAGCGCATAAGTATGATGTCTTTGAACACAATTTGAGGACTCTTCAGCATTCTGCTGATAAAAGTTATCCTTTTATAATTCGTCTTTCTTCGCTTTTGCATGATATAGCAAAACCACACACAAGGGAGTTTTCAAAAGAAAAGAATGATTGGACTTTTCATAGTCACGAGGTTCTTGGTGCAAAGTTGGCGAAAGATATAGCAGAGGATTTGAGATATCCAAGAGAGGTCGTTCAGGATGTCAGAACGCTTGTCCGTTGGCATATGTTTTTTTCAGACACCGAACAGGTGACGCACTCTGCGGTGAGGCGACTTGTCGCAAGGGTGGGCGAGGATAAAATTTGGGATCTTATTAAATTAAGAATTTGTGATCGTATCGGAACGGGCAGACCAAAAGAGCAACCCTATCGTCTTCGTAAATTTATGGCAATGATTGATGAGGTTATGCGCGATCCCATTTCTGTTTCAATGCTGAAAATAAGTGGGAACGACATAATGAAACTTGGAGAAAAGCCGGGTCCTAAGATTGGTTTTGTCCTGCATGCACTTTTAGAAGAAGCGCTTGATGACACAGGCAAAAACACAGAGGAATATTTGATAAATAGGGCAAAGGAACTTTTGAAATTGCCCGCTGATG comes from the Candidatus Campbellbacteria bacterium genome and includes:
- a CDS encoding CCA tRNA nucleotidyltransferase, with protein sequence MIHDNNKTDKKNIFNKAPQIPEEVADTIDAIKEKGFEAYIVGGCIRDLLLNKSPKDWDVATNALPDEIEKIFPRTFCNNKYGMIGVTHEKDGVTKVVEVTTFRCDDIYSNKRHPDSVKYCKSVEEDLSRRDFTINAIAYEMNKNEFVDPSGGIGDIAQSTIRAVGDAEERISEDLLRMLRAIRIAVETGFKIDSSVEKAIVKNAKEIVKISKERVRDEFTKILMSDQPMRGLLMLNDTGLLTHIIPDLKRGIGCDQNQAHKYDVFEHNLRTLQHSADKSYPFIIRLSSLLHDIAKPHTREFSKEKNDWTFHSHEVLGAKLAKDIAEDLRYPREVVQDVRTLVRWHMFFSDTEQVTHSAVRRLVARVGEDKIWDLIKLRICDRIGTGRPKEQPYRLRKFMAMIDEVMRDPISVSMLKISGNDIMKLGEKPGPKIGFVLHALLEEALDDTGKNTEEYLINRAKELLKLPADELAKLGMSGKEKMEEEDAKIIQSIRKKRFVD